The following are encoded together in the Acidovorax sp. KKS102 genome:
- a CDS encoding DUF2829 domain-containing protein has protein sequence MNKMHIGVKLINAEPMTRAEYNTYRGWTLPADENGADEGFLVEYLDGGKANMPDRAGYVSWSPSDVFKAAYRPCLSMTFGLAIEAMKMGKRVARAGWNGKGMWLGLVQGYEYNPDDGRATVYALGCQKLPWIGMKTADGCFVPWLASQTDMLAEDWAVVD, from the coding sequence ATGAACAAGATGCACATTGGCGTGAAGCTCATCAACGCCGAGCCCATGACGCGGGCCGAATACAACACCTACCGAGGTTGGACGCTTCCCGCCGACGAGAACGGCGCCGATGAGGGCTTTCTTGTCGAGTATCTGGACGGTGGCAAGGCCAACATGCCAGACCGTGCGGGGTACGTGAGCTGGTCCCCATCCGACGTGTTCAAGGCAGCCTATCGGCCTTGCCTGAGCATGACATTCGGGCTGGCCATTGAGGCGATGAAGATGGGTAAGCGTGTGGCCCGCGCGGGGTGGAATGGCAAGGGAATGTGGCTGGGGCTGGTCCAAGGCTATGAGTACAACCCAGACGACGGACGCGCCACGGTGTACGCCCTCGGATGCCAGAAGCTGCCATGGATCGGCATGAAAACCGCCGATGGTTGCTTTGTGCCCTGGCTGGCCAGCCAGACCGACATGCTCGCCGAAGACTGGGCTGTGGTGGACTGA
- a CDS encoding DUF2958 domain-containing protein, whose translation MRLSMLRTIEAVRPFIPKMQMLTMAAGLRGEERAFFRQAFRDLEATIAAMPVTYEQSELGDQAVVHLHYFMGGADWWITEKDKDGGTPQAFGLVDMGHGPELGYISIDELVSVRGMNVDLHWKPITLAELKAKRYAHKPTPQPERQRYSVEMVLEPELIAATKPANGVYH comes from the coding sequence ATGCGTTTAAGCATGCTGCGCACGATTGAAGCCGTGCGCCCCTTTATTCCCAAAATGCAGATGCTGACCATGGCCGCAGGCCTGCGCGGCGAAGAGCGTGCGTTCTTTCGTCAGGCATTCCGCGACCTGGAGGCCACCATTGCCGCCATGCCGGTGACCTATGAGCAGAGCGAGCTGGGCGACCAGGCCGTGGTGCACCTGCATTACTTCATGGGTGGTGCGGACTGGTGGATCACCGAGAAGGACAAGGACGGGGGCACCCCGCAGGCTTTCGGGCTGGTGGATATGGGGCACGGGCCTGAGCTGGGCTATATCAGCATCGATGAGCTGGTGAGCGTGCGGGGAATGAATGTGGATCTGCACTGGAAGCCCATCACCCTGGCCGAACTGAAGGCGAAGCGGTACGCCCACAAGCCCACGCCCCAGCCTGAGCGCCAACGGTACAGCGTGGAAATGGTGCTGGAACCTGAACTGATCGCGGCGACGAAGCCCGCGAACGGCGTGTATCACTGA
- a CDS encoding DNA polymerase III subunit beta: protein MINLKSLEKLARPSNVPAAARCIVFDGQTAVAVANALETAPWWAGVPYAQAGVSRPVAVPMEAMKSHQLRSRHLLVDDAGLHNGAGLRTEWAADHACAGAAALLPGMPAGEPVAQCEIDLDVLDRVAIAAAVQDIRYYLKGVLLDFDAGALVGTDGARLHCHRGGVPVVEGAGQVTVPVDAVKWLLHSVDEVAQVTVWRMANGRAQVLLRTSDAFVFAHGLEGRYPEWQRVVPALGTCGARFRVDPSALAGAVESMGKLHRLESGGKRGVVSLDVVAGRVHAGGGDSFHAVDVTADTGHGEAFPLYVTADYLQDAADCVGVGARWAMPKPGKVGPAGPLLVVDGSFAAVVMPHRQPQEADKPAAQAAPEEAPAAQAAPEEAPAAQAAPEEAPAAQAAPEEAPQPEPCPAAVDAVAAQLVARTVAGAVSPKKARRGRASRKAEPVEA, encoded by the coding sequence ATGATCAACCTGAAATCCCTTGAAAAACTGGCCCGGCCGTCCAACGTGCCGGCCGCAGCCCGCTGCATCGTGTTTGACGGCCAGACGGCCGTTGCGGTGGCGAATGCGCTGGAGACCGCCCCCTGGTGGGCGGGGGTCCCCTATGCGCAGGCTGGGGTGTCCCGCCCGGTGGCTGTGCCCATGGAGGCCATGAAGTCGCACCAGCTGCGAAGCCGCCACCTGCTGGTGGACGATGCGGGCCTGCACAACGGCGCTGGCCTGCGCACCGAATGGGCTGCTGACCATGCTTGCGCGGGGGCCGCTGCCCTGCTGCCTGGCATGCCTGCCGGTGAGCCGGTGGCGCAGTGCGAGATAGATCTGGATGTGCTGGACCGCGTGGCGATCGCGGCGGCTGTGCAGGACATTCGCTACTACCTCAAGGGCGTGTTGCTGGACTTTGATGCGGGGGCGCTGGTGGGCACGGATGGTGCGCGGCTGCACTGCCATCGCGGCGGTGTGCCCGTGGTGGAGGGCGCTGGCCAGGTCACGGTGCCAGTGGACGCGGTGAAGTGGCTACTGCACAGCGTGGACGAAGTGGCGCAGGTGACGGTGTGGCGCATGGCCAATGGCCGCGCCCAGGTGCTGCTGCGCACCAGCGATGCCTTTGTGTTCGCTCACGGGCTGGAGGGGCGCTACCCCGAGTGGCAGCGGGTGGTGCCCGCGCTGGGCACCTGCGGCGCACGGTTCCGGGTCGATCCGTCGGCACTGGCTGGCGCGGTGGAGTCCATGGGCAAGCTGCACCGGCTGGAGAGCGGTGGCAAGCGGGGTGTCGTGTCGCTGGATGTGGTGGCTGGGCGCGTGCATGCTGGTGGTGGCGACAGCTTCCACGCGGTGGATGTGACTGCCGACACGGGGCATGGAGAGGCGTTCCCGCTCTACGTCACAGCCGATTACCTGCAGGACGCTGCCGACTGCGTGGGAGTGGGGGCACGGTGGGCCATGCCGAAGCCCGGGAAAGTGGGGCCCGCAGGGCCTTTGCTGGTGGTCGATGGCAGTTTTGCCGCCGTGGTGATGCCGCACCGCCAGCCCCAGGAGGCCGATAAGCCCGCAGCCCAGGCCGCCCCGGAGGAGGCCCCCGCAGCCCAGGCCGCCCCGGAGGAGGCCCCCGCAGCCCAGGCCGCCCCGGAGGAGGCCCCCGCAGCCCAGGCCGCCCCGGAGGAGGCCCCCCAGCCCGAGCCGTGCCCCGCTGCTGTGGATGCTGTGGCCGCCCAGCTGGTGGCCCGGACTGTGGCCGGGGCTGTGAGCCCGAAAAAGGCCCGCCGGGGCCGTGCAAGCCGCAAGGCTGAGCCCGTGGAGGCTTGA
- a CDS encoding HTH domain-containing protein: MANRKFDNALRLLAALDRLPQSGPQLTAVLGVSLPTVARMVAELREMGCQIDAVREGHSDWSYHLRDWGVFDPARVRSYFNGKGES, encoded by the coding sequence ATGGCAAACCGGAAATTTGACAATGCGCTGCGCCTGCTGGCCGCGCTGGACCGCCTGCCCCAGTCGGGGCCGCAGCTCACGGCTGTGTTGGGCGTGAGCCTGCCCACGGTGGCCCGCATGGTGGCCGAGCTGCGCGAGATGGGTTGTCAGATTGACGCGGTGCGCGAAGGGCATTCGGACTGGAGCTACCACCTGCGGGACTGGGGTGTGTTCGACCCTGCGCGGGTGCGTAGCTACTTCAACGGTAAGGGGGAATCGTGA